One window from the genome of Bacillus weihaiensis encodes:
- a CDS encoding sugar phosphate nucleotidyltransferase, protein MLAIIDSTAFMPEMEDLTLHRSLGAIPFAGRYRLIDFVLSNMVNSDIESVAIFPKYSYRSLMDHVGSGKQWDLNRKKDGLFFFPSPHLHNEYDEFGSFRQFQDHYDYFLRSSQEYAVITNSHTVCNIDYKKVLERHIENRCDITEVRKNGESLQMYMMSTTLLKDLIEDKTQTGCKTLSDIIVDNRKNLTICDFEFSGYAARIDSISSYYKHSLELLNPDIWQEIFKKDRPILTKAKDEPPTMYGKDSVVKNSLIANGCKIEGHVENSIIFRGVHIGKDTVIKNSVIMQKTNIGEQCLLENVIADKDVKVLDYTQLEGGSKKPLILRKKTIQGAMMNS, encoded by the coding sequence GTTAATAGATTTTGTTTTATCAAATATGGTGAACTCCGATATAGAGAGCGTTGCAATATTCCCGAAATATTCCTACCGATCACTAATGGACCATGTAGGTTCTGGGAAACAATGGGATTTAAATCGTAAAAAGGATGGCCTCTTTTTCTTCCCTTCTCCTCATCTTCACAATGAGTATGATGAATTTGGCTCTTTTCGTCAATTCCAAGATCATTATGATTACTTCTTAAGAAGTAGTCAAGAATATGCAGTCATTACAAATAGTCATACTGTGTGCAATATTGATTATAAAAAGGTGCTAGAGAGACATATAGAAAATAGGTGTGACATCACTGAAGTAAGGAAAAATGGTGAGTCGTTGCAAATGTATATGATGTCTACAACGCTATTAAAGGATTTAATTGAAGATAAAACACAAACAGGGTGTAAAACCCTTTCGGATATTATTGTTGATAATCGTAAGAACTTAACCATTTGTGATTTTGAATTTAGCGGCTATGCGGCAAGAATTGACTCCATTTCAAGTTATTACAAGCACAGTCTTGAACTGTTAAATCCGGACATTTGGCAGGAAATATTTAAGAAAGATCGGCCAATTTTAACAAAAGCGAAAGATGAACCTCCAACAATGTATGGGAAGGATTCTGTTGTGAAAAATTCTCTTATTGCAAACGGATGTAAAATTGAAGGCCATGTGGAAAATAGCATTATTTTTAGAGGAGTTCACATTGGAAAGGATACAGTCATAAAAAACAGCGTCATTATGCAAAAAACAAACATTGGGGAACAGTGTTTACTTGAAAATGTTATTGCAGATAAAGATGTAAAGGTCCTAGATTACACCCAATTAGAAGGAGGAAGTAAAAAGCCTCTTATTCTTAGAAAGAAAACAATCCAAGGAGCGATGATGAACTCGTGA